The following proteins are co-located in the Trichormus variabilis 0441 genome:
- a CDS encoding WD40 repeat domain-containing protein yields the protein MASKEVPPEIQQAFLEKVVYQYWDAYNPPSAGYRAAYLLQVTSEDNLFGWLYNDGLDDFGRSDVPYFLCYYLPGKLHPSQLENIFICLCTGPITIVDRQNLPVSLESLVTQNLWSYQPTRAGVKIPRQVIEESQITLKQEELLNLFVCASQDEIKDTSIADRNLLIVSKQKIRLLDTPTTPNQAITQQELPLAVRIAENDHQMPAAKTHLTDNQKAVFPFPGKLTLMLGTIATVVSLLTLNYFLKIAPFAGTVQKVTAPIPTPNPPVDQQSTTLTKTLFGHTDSVWSVALTKDGQTLMSASEDKTIKVWNLDTAKVTTTLQGHTDTVRAIALTPDDQTLISGSADKTIKIWNLQTFKLKRTMSSLSGGIWSLAISSDGQTLVTVHENGSIQIWNFPTGQLLRTIKGHQGRVFSVAMSPDGETFATGGIDKNIKIWNLYTGECLRTIAEHQDAVRALVFSHDGKMLVSSSWDQTIKIWQMPTGKLLHTLLGHTSRVVTLSLGIAEQTLVSGSLDNKLKIWNLQTGKLLETLSGHSDWILAIATNPAKQILVSSAKDKTIRVWQPQIIGR from the coding sequence GTGGCGAGTAAAGAAGTTCCTCCGGAAATTCAGCAGGCCTTCTTAGAAAAGGTGGTTTACCAGTATTGGGATGCCTATAATCCACCCAGTGCAGGATATAGAGCTGCATACTTACTTCAGGTAACTTCAGAGGATAACTTGTTTGGTTGGTTATACAACGATGGGCTGGATGATTTTGGTCGCAGCGATGTTCCATATTTTCTTTGTTACTATTTACCTGGCAAACTACACCCCAGCCAACTCGAAAACATTTTTATTTGTCTATGCACTGGCCCAATAACCATCGTAGACAGGCAAAATCTCCCAGTTTCTTTAGAAAGCTTGGTAACTCAAAACTTATGGAGTTACCAGCCTACTCGTGCTGGGGTAAAAATTCCCAGACAGGTGATTGAGGAAAGCCAAATTACCCTCAAGCAGGAAGAATTGCTCAATTTATTTGTCTGTGCATCCCAGGATGAAATAAAAGATACTTCCATAGCTGATCGAAATTTACTGATCGTTAGTAAACAGAAAATACGTCTACTAGACACCCCTACAACCCCTAATCAAGCCATTACCCAGCAGGAACTACCTCTGGCGGTCAGGATAGCGGAAAATGATCACCAGATGCCGGCAGCTAAAACTCATCTCACAGATAACCAAAAAGCTGTTTTCCCCTTCCCTGGAAAGTTGACTTTAATGCTGGGGACAATAGCAACTGTTGTTTCTCTACTCACCTTGAATTATTTTCTGAAAATTGCCCCTTTTGCTGGGACTGTCCAAAAAGTTACCGCACCTATCCCCACTCCAAATCCCCCTGTAGACCAGCAAAGTACTACCCTGACTAAAACATTATTTGGTCATACAGATTCGGTTTGGTCTGTTGCACTCACCAAGGATGGACAAACTTTGATGAGTGCTAGTGAAGATAAAACTATTAAAGTTTGGAATCTAGATACGGCAAAGGTTACAACTACACTACAAGGACATACGGATACAGTACGGGCGATCGCTCTCACCCCAGATGACCAGACTTTAATCAGTGGGAGTGCAGACAAGACAATTAAAATCTGGAATCTCCAGACATTCAAGTTAAAAAGAACAATGAGTTCCTTGTCTGGTGGTATTTGGTCACTGGCTATCAGCAGCGACGGACAAACACTGGTCACCGTTCACGAAAATGGTAGTATCCAAATTTGGAACTTTCCCACAGGACAACTCCTCCGCACAATTAAGGGACATCAAGGTCGGGTTTTCTCTGTGGCGATGAGTCCTGACGGGGAGACTTTCGCTACTGGTGGCATTGATAAAAACATCAAAATTTGGAACTTATATACAGGGGAATGCCTCCGCACGATCGCCGAACATCAAGACGCAGTAAGAGCGTTAGTTTTCAGCCACGATGGTAAGATGCTCGTTAGTAGTAGTTGGGATCAAACCATTAAGATTTGGCAGATGCCCACAGGTAAATTGCTCCATACCCTCCTGGGGCATACTTCACGAGTAGTAACTCTGAGTTTGGGAATTGCTGAACAAACCCTTGTCAGTGGCAGCCTCGACAACAAGCTCAAAATCTGGAACCTGCAAACAGGTAAATTACTTGAAACCCTATCTGGACATTCTGACTGGATTTTAGCGATCGCCACCAACCCTGCAAAGCAAATCTTAGTAAGTAGCGCTAAAGATAAAACTATCAGAGTTTGGCAGCCGCAAATTATTGGTAGGTGA